From Paenibacillus polymyxa, the proteins below share one genomic window:
- a CDS encoding M50 family metallopeptidase: MINVRGVTLSLHPLFVLVMLTSVLTGHFIEIMTLFTLVFIHELGHATAASLLGARLLSIQMLPFGGVAVIEDQGKLNAWKEIVIALAGPLQNGIMIIILLWLRHVSGLEHDYVNYIIQGNAVIALFNLLPILPLDGGKILQSLISLFFSYHRTLVWTFRASIVTSLLFCLYGISPLLRQDEPLHLNLLAVGIFLLYSNIVDYRNIPYRFIRFLLGRDELFYREAAKGSIALPIVSLPVKHLEPVLRLFRRDRYHMVYVMNEQGRIVAVLPEQRLIRSYFAARPPNGGESKPK; encoded by the coding sequence AGGGGTGACCCTATCACTGCATCCACTGTTTGTACTAGTTATGCTGACCTCTGTATTAACTGGACATTTTATCGAGATCATGACCTTGTTTACACTGGTGTTTATACATGAACTAGGTCATGCGACAGCTGCTTCGTTGTTGGGGGCGCGGTTGCTTTCCATACAGATGTTACCCTTTGGAGGAGTAGCTGTCATTGAGGATCAAGGGAAGCTCAATGCGTGGAAGGAAATTGTCATTGCTCTAGCGGGCCCCCTGCAAAACGGAATCATGATCATCATTCTTTTGTGGCTTAGGCATGTGAGTGGGTTGGAGCATGATTATGTAAATTATATAATTCAGGGAAATGCTGTTATTGCATTGTTTAATTTGTTGCCCATTTTACCGCTCGATGGTGGGAAAATATTACAGTCACTGATTAGCTTATTCTTTTCTTATCATCGCACATTAGTATGGACTTTTAGAGCCAGTATCGTAACCAGTCTGCTGTTTTGCCTGTATGGTATTTCGCCGTTATTAAGGCAAGATGAGCCTTTACATTTAAATCTGCTGGCGGTAGGGATTTTTTTGCTTTATTCTAATATTGTGGATTATCGGAATATCCCTTACCGTTTTATACGTTTTTTGCTGGGGAGGGACGAGCTTTTTTACCGCGAAGCGGCTAAAGGAAGCATTGCTTTACCTATTGTATCCCTGCCAGTGAAACATTTGGAGCCTGTTTTGCGTCTTTTCAGAAGAGATCGATATCATATGGTTTACGTTATGAATGAACAAGGACGGATTGTAGCTGTATTGCCGGAGCAACGACTTATACGCTCTTATTTTGCGGCACGCCCGCCAAATGGTGGAGAATCCAAGCCCAAATAA